A genomic segment from Amia ocellicauda isolate fAmiCal2 chromosome 13, fAmiCal2.hap1, whole genome shotgun sequence encodes:
- the LOC136766765 gene encoding glyoxylate reductase/hydroxypyruvate reductase, whose protein sequence is MKAARQLLKVFVTRRIPQEGLKALSLSGLCDVQLWDSDEPVPKDELLKGVSGAHGLLCLLSEKIDQEVLDAAGPNLKVISTLSVGFDHLAIDEIKKRGVRVGYTPDVLTDATAELTVALLLASSRRIPEAVEEVKNGGWSTWKPLWLCGYGLSESTVGVIGLGRIGLAIAKRLKPFGVKNLLYWGRAAKPKAAEVDGEFVPLDRLLEESDFVVVSCALTPETQGLCNKAFFTKMKKTAVFVNSSRGTVVNQEDLYEALSSGEIAAAGLDVTTPEPLPTDHPLLKLKNCVILPHIGSATYSTRETMSVLAANNLLAGLTGGKMPSELSL, encoded by the exons ATGAAGGCCGCTCGGCAGCTCCTGAAGGTGTTTGTGACCAGAAGGATTCCCCAGGAAGGACTGAAGGCGCTGTCTCTTTCTGGACT TTGTGATGTCCAGCTGTGGGACTCTGATGAACCTGTGCCCAAAGATGAGTTACTGAAAGGAGTGTCAGGGGCACATGGACTCCTCTGTCTTCTCTCGGAAAAGATTGATCAGGAAGTCCTGGATGCAGCAG GACCCAATCTGAAAGTGATCAGCACACTCTCTGTTGGCTTTGACCACCTTGCCATCGACGAGATCAAAAAACG GGGTGTAAGAGTGGGCTACACCCCCGATGTGTTGACGGATGCCACCGCTGAGCTCACTGTGGCTCTCCTACTGGCCTCATCGCGCAGGATCCCAGAGGCAGTGGAGGAGGTGAAGAA TGGAGGCTGGAGCACCTGGAAGCCCCTCTGGCTGTGCGGCTATGGTCTGTCTGAGAGCACGGTGGGCGTCATTGGTCTCGGACGAATAG GTTTGGCCATTGCCAAGAGGCTAAAGCCCTTCGGGGTAAAGAATCTGCTCTATTGGGGGCGCGCGGCCAAACCAAAGGCGGCAGAGGTGGATGGGGAGTTTG TGCCTTTGGACAGACTACTCGAAGAGTCCGACTTCGTGGTCGTGTCTTGTGCTCTGACACCTGAAACTCAGGGACTGTGCAACAAGGCCTTCTTCACCAAGATGAAGAAAACCGCCGTGTTTGTCAATTCCAGCAG aggcaccgtggtgaaccaggaGGACCTGTATGAGGCTCTGTCCAGCGGGGAGATTGCAGCCGCTGGTCTGGACGTCACCACCCCCGAGCCCCTGCCCACTGACCACCCACTGCTCAAGCTGAAGAACTGTG TAATCCTTCCACATATAGGCAGCGCCACATACTCCACGAGAGAGACCATGTCTGTGCTGGCAGCCAATAACCTCCTGGCAGGGCTGACGGGGGGGAAGATGCCAAGCGAGCTCTCTCTGTGA
- the LOC136766767 gene encoding glyoxylate reductase/hydroxypyruvate reductase yields the protein MWWRPSLQGLKRIAALEIHTWSRLNGMQRAQQAQGALPKVYVTRKMPRDGLHILRQSGQVQFELWDSDDPVPRQELLKKVSGVEGIFCVLTDQIDAELLDAAGPNLKVVSTMSVGFDHLSLAELKKRGIRVGYTPDVLTDAVAELTVALLLTTSRRLVEAVEEAKNGGWGTWRTMWLCGYELGQSTVGILGLGRIGVAIAERLKPFRVKRFVYTDVAPRPELASKINAEYVSMDQLAKESDFLAVCCALTPETRGICNSNLFSKMKSTAVFINTSRGAVVNQEDLCEALFSGQIAAAGLDVTTPEPLPTDHPLFKLKNCVILPHIASATYTTRNAMSALAANNLLAGLRGDPMPKELQL from the exons ATGTGGTGGAGACCATCGCTCCAGGGCTTGAAACGCATTGCAGCGTTGGAGATCCACACCTGGAGTCGGCTGAACGGCATGCAGAGGGCACAGCAGGCACAGGGGGCACTGCCCAAGGTGTACGTCACCCGGAAAATGCCCCGTGATGGATTGCATATTCTACGCCAGTCGGGACA GGTCCAGTTCGAGCTGTGGGACTCTGACGACCCCGTCCCTCGGCAGGAGCTGCTGAAGAAGGTGTCTGGAGTGGAGGGTATCTTCTGTGTGCTCACAGATCAGATTGACGCTGAGCTGCTGGATGCTGCAG GACCCAACCTTAAAGTGGTGAGCACAATGTCTGTGGGGTTTGACCACCTTTCCCTGGCAGAGCTCAAGAAGAG GGGGATCCGTGTGGGCTACACCCCTGACGTGCTGACTGATGCTGTGGCTGAACTGACCGTGGCTCTGCTGCTCACCACCTCTCGCCGGCTCGTGGAGGCTGTGGAGGAGGCTAAAAA TGGTGGCTGGGGCACCTGGAGGACCATGTGGCTGTGTGGCTATGAACTGGGACAGAGCACTGTGGGAATCCTAGGCCTGGGCAGAATCG GCGTGGCCATTGCAGAGCGTCTAAAGCCCTTCAGAGTGAAGAGGTTCGTCTACACAGATGTGGCCCCCAGGCCAGAGCTGGCCAGCAAGATAAACGCAGAATATG TGTCCATGGATCAGCTGGCCAAGGAGTCAGACTTCctggctgtgtgctgtgctctgaCTCCTGAGACTCGGGGCATCTGCAACAGCAACCTCTTCTCCAAGATGAAGAGCACAGCTGTGTTCATCAATACCAGCAG AGGTGCTGTGGTGAACCAGGAGGACCTGTGCGAGGCTCTGTTCAGTGGGCAAATAGCAGCCGCTGGTCTGGACGTCACGACCCCTGAGCCTCTGCCCACTGACCACCCTCTCTTCAAACTGAAGAACTGTG TTATCCTGCCGCACATCGCCAGCGCCACCTACACCACCCGCAATGCAATGTCGGCACTGGCGGCCAATAACCTGCTGGCCGGCCTCAGGGGGGATCCCATGCCGAAGGAGCTCCAGCTGTAA
- the LOC136766770 gene encoding zinc finger and BTB domain-containing protein 24-like codes for MMERWDSLSAQTHGQAVLRRLQEQRVLGLFCDVTVLVEGGVFPAHRNVLSACSEVLHHTLSRGGDVVQLDNVSLQSFSRLLEFFYTAVLPSGCLQDFYSTAELLKVSLPLARHSGSLCSDRSSLAAPDRLSHRTGAGRAVGVQEVCEQHDGSCGRTQAGGNQELPPHLQQAAIVASGHTEQGTEREEEKDQNPAELNPRTKAPDTFCPPSLIQGKGNDNGDKSSQTGTGLVPSTESLSVQEDLQNTQEEKGVRKDKEISSPKLVDCQPWMCEACDSHSRQLVQHRKQCRAEKTYQCDQCGKQLGSMEKLKDHVAYHSDARPHRCQLCDKAYKVKNDLTQHVRAKHGEAWRGKPALVQLCEFCGQEVQHYKSHKVFCSGVKRFPCRFCVQTFYRLSELKRHTWTHTGELPYRCTICGKRCRHPSNLKKHIRSVHKEDVRVRIDREHASPKLLQDFLPLEPSAWTGHPCQSAGSSVLAPSLSLTRTTAITPLPGPSAVHMAPTALSPNSQPHAQPPSPPGSSAQGPS; via the exons ATGATGGAGAGATGGGATTCCCTCAGTGCCCAGACTCACGGACAGGCGGTGCTCCGCAGGCTGCAGGAGCAGAGGGTGCTGGGATTGTTCTGCGATGTGACAGTGCTGGTGGAGGGCGGCGTGTTCCCGGCTCACAGGAATGTCCTGTCGGCTTGCAGCGAGGTCCTCCACCACACCCTGAGCCGGGGCGGTGATGTGGTGCAGCTGGACAATGTCAGCCTCCAGAGCTTCTCTCGCCTCCTGGAGTTCTTCTACACCGCGGTTCTGCCCAGCGGCTGTCTGCAGGACTTCTACAGCACCGCGGAGCTCCTGAAGGTCAGTCTGCCTCTGGCTCGGCACTCAGGCAGCCTGTGTAGTGACCGCAGCTCCCTGGCCGCTCCGGACAGACTGAGCCACCGGACTGGGGCAGGGCGGGCAGTGGGCGTTCAGGAGGTGTGTGAGCAACATGACGGGAGCTGTGGAAGGACACAGGCAGGAGGAAACCAGGAGCTACCTCCACATCTCCAGCAGGCAGCAATTGTGGCTTCAGGGCATACTGAGcaaggcacagagagagaggaggaaaagGACCAGAACCCAGCAGAGCTGAACCCGAGGACGAAGGCGCCCGACACATTCTGTCCTCCATCACTCATTCAGGGGAAGGGAAATGATAATGGAGACAAGTCCTCTCAGACTGGGACAGGACTGGTGCCATCCACAGAGAGCCTTTCTGTGCAGGAAGATCTGCAAAATACACAGGAGGAGAAGGGTGTTAGAAAGGACAAAGAGATTTCATCACCGAAGCTGGTGGACTGCCAGCCCTGGATGTGTGAGGCTTGTGACAGTCACAG CCGCCAGCTGGTTCAGCACAGGAAGCAGTGCCGTGCCGAGAAGACGTACCAGTGTGACCAGTGTGGCAAACAGCTTGGCTCCATGGAGAAGCTAAAGGACCACGTCGCCTACCACTCGGATGCCCGTCCCCATCGCTGCCAGCTCTGTGACAAGGCCTACAAGGTCAAGA ATGACCTGACGCAGCACGTGAGAGCCAAGCATGGGGAGGCCTGGAGGGGGAAGCCAGCGCTGGTGCAGCTCTGCGAGTTCTGTGGCCAGGAGGTCCAACACTACAAGAGCCACAAGGTCTTCTGCAG CGGGGTGAAGAGGTTCCCGTGCAGGTTCTGTGTCCAGACCTTCTACCGCCTGTCGGAGCTGAAGAGACACACCTGGACGCACACAGGGGAGCTGCCCTACCGCTGCACA ATCTGTGGGAAGCGCTGCCGTCACCCCAGCAACTTGAAGAAGCACATCCGCTCAGTGCACAAAGAGGACGTGCGAGTGCGGATTGACAGGGAACACGCCTCCCCCAAACTCCTGCAGGACTTCCTGCCCCTCGAGCCCAGCGCCTGGACTGGACATCCGTGTCAGAGTGCAGGCTCCTCTGTGCtggccccctctctctccctcaccagGACCACAGCAATAACTCCACTGCCAGGTCCCTCTGCCGTCCACATGGCCCCCACAGCTCTGTCCCCAAACAGCCAGCCACACGCCCAGCCTCCGTCGCCTCCCGGGTCCTCGGCCCAGGGCCCCAGCTGA